Proteins encoded within one genomic window of Candidatus Methylomirabilota bacterium:
- the hisZ gene encoding ATP phosphoribosyltransferase regulatory subunit has translation MDRRSLHSQLPTGVKIYLPDEAARLRGLQERLLGVFRLWGFREVVTPTYEFFDVLALGTDESLQERMFRFVDRETGRMLALRADVTPQIARIAATRLRDQPKPYRLAYRTNLFRYDEPRVGRQREFYQAGVELIGLDKPEADAEMIAMAIEGFRAAGLSRFQIDVGQVEFVRGILEGLGVERLVARALRDALRRKDRAELERLVGELRVPPATADLLLALPTLHGRAGVLPRAAALVQNPRSERAVASLSEVHRLLTAYGLGDAVILDLGEVRGFDYYSGVNFEGYVEGFGAEVCGGGRYDHLLARFGDPCPATGFAFDVNRLLLALEAQGVELPVRGPEVFIIDFTEDKATALVLSRRLRDLGLAVARDIMSRPLHESLAYAREIRATRVLVIDPDGLGRGEVRIVDPTSGQDEPVPLGELLAAPARLLEPAGGLVSEADH, from the coding sequence ATGGACCGACGTAGCCTTCACTCGCAGCTCCCCACCGGGGTCAAGATCTATCTGCCCGATGAGGCCGCCCGGCTGCGCGGGCTGCAGGAGCGGCTGCTCGGCGTCTTCCGTCTATGGGGCTTCCGCGAGGTCGTGACCCCCACCTACGAGTTCTTCGACGTCCTCGCGCTCGGCACCGACGAGTCCCTCCAGGAGCGGATGTTCAGGTTCGTCGACCGCGAGACGGGCCGCATGCTCGCCCTCCGCGCCGACGTGACGCCTCAGATCGCCCGCATCGCCGCCACCCGTCTCCGGGATCAGCCCAAGCCCTACCGCCTGGCCTACCGGACGAACCTCTTCCGCTACGACGAGCCGCGGGTGGGACGCCAGCGCGAGTTCTATCAGGCCGGGGTCGAGCTCATCGGGCTCGACAAGCCCGAGGCCGACGCCGAGATGATCGCCATGGCGATCGAAGGGTTCCGGGCGGCGGGGCTCAGCCGCTTCCAGATCGACGTGGGGCAGGTCGAGTTCGTCCGCGGCATCCTCGAGGGTCTCGGCGTCGAGCGGCTGGTGGCGCGGGCACTGCGGGACGCCCTCCGCCGGAAGGACCGGGCGGAGCTCGAGCGCCTGGTAGGAGAGCTGCGGGTCCCACCGGCGACGGCCGACCTCCTCCTGGCGTTGCCCACGCTCCACGGACGCGCCGGCGTCCTCCCGCGCGCCGCGGCCCTCGTCCAGAACCCGCGCTCCGAGCGTGCCGTGGCGAGCCTCAGCGAGGTCCATCGGCTCCTGACCGCTTATGGTCTCGGCGACGCCGTCATCCTCGATCTCGGGGAGGTACGCGGCTTCGACTACTATTCGGGCGTCAACTTCGAGGGGTACGTGGAGGGCTTCGGCGCCGAGGTCTGCGGGGGCGGGCGCTACGACCACCTCCTGGCGCGCTTCGGGGACCCGTGTCCGGCGACGGGCTTCGCCTTCGACGTGAACCGGCTCCTCCTCGCGCTGGAGGCGCAGGGCGTCGAGCTGCCCGTGCGGGGGCCCGAGGTCTTCATCATCGACTTCACGGAGGACAAGGCGACCGCCCTCGTGCTGTCGCGCCGCCTTCGCGACCTCGGGCTCGCGGTGGCCCGGGACATCATGAGCCGGCCGCTCCACGAATCGCTCGCCTACGCCCGGGAGATCCGGGCCACCCGTGTCCTGGTGATCGACCCCGACGGCCTCGGCCGCGGCGAGGTCCGCATCGTCGACCCCACCAGCGGCCAGGACGAGCCCGTACCGCTCGGGGAGCTCCTGGCGGCCCCGGCTCGCCTTCTCGAGCCCGCGGGGGGTCTGGTGAGCGAGGCCGACCACTGA
- the serA gene encoding phosphoglycerate dehydrogenase: MLVTDSLQDVGVQVLRAEGLEVDVIPTLPPAELARRVAPYAGLIVRSASKITAEVIDAGPALEVIGRAGIGLDNVDVDAASRRGIVCMNTPGGNTISAAEHTMALLLAMARKLPQAHAQLKSGKWERERFLGAEVYGKTLGVIGLGRIGAEVARRAQGFAMTVIAYDPYLTEEVAQRLGVELVDLDTLYRRADFVSVHVPLTRDTRGLIGAAELAKMKDGVRLVNCARGGIIEEAALAAAIQAGKVAAAAFDVFEHEPPWGSPVLDLDQVVVTPHLGASTEEAQTSVAVAVAQQVADLLVRGIVRNAVNAPSVDPEVLKELKPYLLLAGKLGSFLGQVGQGRMAEIKLHYAGEVAGLAVQPLTVTFLRGFLAVILEENVTDVNAPYLARQRGLRVVESKTPVSEDFASLLSAELRTDVGTWQVAGTLFHRKEPRIVQVDGYGMEAHPEGWMVVFSNDDVPGVIGRIGTLFGTHGINIAGMQLGRQRPGGRAVSILNLDSPVPDHALAELRALPNIRSAVLVRL, encoded by the coding sequence GTGCTCGTCACCGATTCGCTCCAGGACGTCGGCGTCCAGGTCCTCCGCGCCGAGGGGCTCGAGGTGGACGTGATCCCGACGCTGCCTCCGGCCGAGCTGGCCCGGCGGGTCGCCCCCTACGCGGGCCTCATCGTGCGGAGCGCGAGCAAGATCACGGCGGAGGTGATCGACGCCGGCCCGGCCCTCGAGGTCATCGGCCGGGCCGGCATCGGGCTCGACAACGTGGACGTGGACGCCGCCAGCCGCCGCGGCATCGTGTGCATGAACACGCCGGGTGGAAACACGATCTCGGCCGCCGAACACACGATGGCGCTGCTCCTCGCCATGGCGCGCAAGCTTCCCCAGGCCCACGCCCAGCTCAAGAGCGGGAAGTGGGAGCGCGAGCGCTTCCTCGGCGCCGAGGTCTACGGGAAGACGCTCGGGGTGATCGGACTCGGCCGGATCGGGGCCGAGGTGGCCCGCCGGGCGCAGGGCTTCGCCATGACGGTGATCGCCTACGATCCCTATCTCACCGAGGAGGTGGCCCAGCGCCTCGGAGTCGAGCTGGTGGATCTGGACACGCTCTACCGGCGGGCCGACTTCGTCTCGGTCCACGTCCCGCTGACCCGGGACACCCGGGGGCTGATCGGCGCCGCCGAGCTCGCGAAGATGAAGGACGGGGTGCGCCTGGTCAACTGCGCGCGGGGCGGCATCATCGAGGAGGCGGCGCTGGCCGCCGCCATCCAGGCGGGGAAGGTGGCGGCCGCGGCCTTCGACGTCTTCGAGCACGAGCCGCCGTGGGGCTCGCCGGTCCTCGACCTCGACCAGGTCGTGGTGACGCCGCACCTCGGCGCCTCCACCGAGGAGGCCCAGACCTCGGTGGCGGTGGCGGTCGCCCAGCAGGTCGCGGACCTGCTCGTGCGGGGCATCGTCCGCAACGCGGTGAACGCGCCGAGCGTGGACCCCGAGGTCCTCAAGGAGCTCAAGCCCTACCTCCTTCTGGCCGGCAAGCTCGGCTCCTTCCTGGGCCAGGTGGGGCAGGGGCGCATGGCCGAGATCAAGCTCCACTACGCCGGCGAGGTGGCGGGGCTCGCCGTGCAGCCGCTCACCGTGACGTTCCTGCGCGGGTTTCTCGCGGTCATCCTGGAAGAGAACGTCACCGACGTGAACGCGCCGTATCTGGCTCGGCAGCGTGGGCTGCGGGTGGTCGAGTCGAAGACGCCGGTCAGCGAGGACTTCGCGAGCCTCCTGAGCGCCGAGCTCAGGACCGACGTCGGCACCTGGCAGGTCGCCGGAACCCTCTTCCACCGGAAGGAGCCGCGGATCGTCCAGGTCGACGGGTACGGGATGGAGGCCCATCCCGAGGGCTGGATGGTGGTGTTCTCCAACGACGACGTCCCCGGCGTGATCGGCCGGATCGGGACCCTCTTCGGCACTCACGGGATCAACATCGCGGGGATGCAGCTCGGCCGGCAGCGCCCGGGCGGGCGGGCCGTCTCCATCCTGAACCTCGACAGCCCGGTTCCCGACCACGCCCTGGCCGAGCTCCGGGCCCTGCCCAACATCCGCTCCGCCGTTCTGGTCCGGTTGTAG
- a CDS encoding alanine--glyoxylate aminotransferase family protein, producing the protein MKKYYLMAPGPTPIPPEVLQALSRPILHHRTPEFEALFARVRASLAELLETRSEVLILAASGTGAMEAAVVNLLSPGDEALVVRCGKFGERWGAICQAFGVTVHALDAPYGETVPPERVAAALRAHPAARALFATQSETSTGVLEDIEGYAALTRATDTLLVVDAVSSFGAVPCPMDAWGMDVVVTGSQKGLMCPPGLAFIALNDRAWRAADRAACPRYYWDLRTERKWQAKRQAQYTPAVSLLMGLDVALGLIRAEGLPQVYRRHERLARAMRGGAEALGLTLFTRATPSPAVTALVSPAGLDGEAVVRAYGEQHNITIAGGQGEMKGRIFRLAHLGYVGEYDVIVGLAALERVLAGLGAPVELGAGVGAAQRLLVKEG; encoded by the coding sequence ATGAAGAAGTACTATCTGATGGCCCCCGGGCCGACGCCCATCCCGCCCGAGGTGCTCCAGGCCCTCTCGCGTCCGATCCTTCATCACCGCACCCCCGAGTTCGAGGCGCTCTTCGCCCGCGTGCGGGCCTCGCTCGCCGAGCTCCTGGAGACCCGGAGCGAGGTGCTGATCCTGGCGGCCTCGGGGACGGGCGCCATGGAGGCCGCGGTGGTCAATCTCCTGTCGCCGGGGGACGAGGCGCTGGTGGTCCGCTGCGGGAAGTTCGGGGAGCGGTGGGGCGCGATCTGCCAGGCGTTCGGCGTCACCGTCCACGCCCTCGACGCCCCCTACGGGGAGACCGTCCCGCCGGAACGGGTGGCGGCGGCCCTCCGAGCCCACCCGGCGGCCAGGGCGCTCTTCGCGACGCAGAGCGAGACGTCGACCGGGGTCCTCGAGGACATCGAGGGCTATGCCGCGCTGACGCGGGCCACCGACACCCTGCTCGTCGTCGACGCCGTCTCCTCGTTCGGCGCCGTCCCGTGCCCGATGGACGCCTGGGGCATGGACGTCGTCGTCACCGGCTCGCAGAAGGGCCTGATGTGCCCGCCCGGCCTGGCCTTCATCGCGCTCAACGACCGCGCGTGGCGCGCGGCCGACCGCGCCGCCTGTCCCAGGTACTACTGGGACCTCCGGACCGAGCGGAAATGGCAGGCCAAGCGCCAGGCCCAGTACACCCCCGCCGTCTCGCTCCTGATGGGTCTCGACGTGGCCCTCGGGCTCATCAGGGCGGAGGGTCTGCCGCAGGTCTACCGCCGCCACGAGCGCCTGGCTCGCGCCATGCGCGGCGGCGCCGAGGCCCTCGGTCTCACCCTGTTCACCCGCGCGACCCCGAGCCCCGCCGTCACCGCCCTGGTGTCGCCCGCGGGTCTCGACGGGGAGGCGGTCGTGCGCGCGTACGGGGAGCAGCACAACATCACGATCGCTGGCGGCCAGGGTGAGATGAAGGGCCGAATCTTCCGCCTCGCCCACCTGGGCTACGTCGGCGAGTACGACGTCATCGTGGGGCTGGCCGCTCTCGAGCGCGTGCTGGCGGGACTCGGCGCGCCGGTGGAGCTGGGGGCCGGCGTCGGTGCCGCCCAGCGGCTCCTCGTCAAAGAGGGCTAG